In one Magnetospirillum sp. WYHS-4 genomic region, the following are encoded:
- a CDS encoding pilus assembly protein, whose amino-acid sequence MKNSAPTRRPAATSNGRAPHLWRAEDGVVGIIFALALIPLGIATGLAVDMGRAYLVEQRLNQAADAAGLALAAAMDTGQNLQTVLQTIFTANYPVTNLGTTATPSYSVNGEVITVTAQATVPMAFAQLVGINSVTVHATSQITRKQTGLEVALVLDNTGSMNSGGKIGQLRTSSKELVSTLFGNQTAPTNLKIGLVPFVTTVNIGTGNAAYVNNTHNYAPDTWKGCIEERTYPHDVLDTTTGAGGLWPTYYWPKEASSGTCNNEWTTTVDTTPINTEGPNQACPDPIVPLTNAKATLITALDNMEPWMGNGTMVNIGAVWGWRVLSSAPPFTEGVVEGTSGWKKVMIILTDGDNNLMPPTWGSCNTNTVTLDGAAPPANHNPEGVGLNSQYTGYGYAWQGRLGTSFRAAAETQLDNRLAEVCSNIKAAGITVYTITFGTTTATIQGIMQACASTTDKYYNSPTNAQLSRAFRAIAAELKKIHLSQ is encoded by the coding sequence CCCGCAGCAACGTCGAATGGCCGGGCCCCGCATCTTTGGCGCGCCGAGGATGGCGTGGTCGGCATCATCTTCGCCCTGGCGCTCATTCCGCTCGGCATCGCCACCGGACTGGCCGTCGACATGGGACGGGCCTATCTGGTCGAACAGCGGCTCAACCAGGCGGCCGACGCGGCCGGCCTGGCCCTGGCGGCGGCCATGGATACGGGCCAGAACCTGCAGACCGTGCTGCAGACCATTTTCACCGCCAACTATCCGGTGACCAACCTGGGCACCACGGCGACTCCTTCCTATTCCGTCAACGGGGAAGTCATCACGGTCACCGCCCAGGCCACCGTCCCCATGGCCTTCGCCCAACTGGTCGGGATCAATTCGGTCACCGTCCACGCCACGTCCCAGATCACCCGCAAGCAGACGGGGCTGGAGGTCGCGCTGGTGCTCGACAATACCGGCTCGATGAACAGCGGCGGCAAGATCGGGCAGTTGCGGACCTCGTCGAAGGAACTGGTCAGTACCCTGTTCGGTAACCAGACAGCCCCCACCAACCTGAAGATCGGCCTCGTGCCCTTCGTGACCACGGTCAACATCGGCACGGGGAACGCCGCCTACGTCAACAACACCCACAACTACGCGCCGGACACCTGGAAGGGCTGCATCGAAGAAAGGACCTATCCCCACGACGTGCTCGACACCACGACGGGGGCGGGCGGCCTATGGCCTACCTACTATTGGCCGAAGGAAGCCAGTTCCGGGACCTGCAACAACGAATGGACGACCACGGTGGACACCACGCCCATTAACACCGAGGGCCCCAATCAGGCCTGCCCGGACCCCATCGTCCCCCTGACTAACGCCAAGGCGACCTTGATTACCGCCCTCGACAACATGGAACCCTGGATGGGCAACGGCACCATGGTCAACATCGGCGCGGTCTGGGGATGGCGCGTGCTGTCGTCGGCCCCGCCCTTCACCGAAGGCGTGGTGGAAGGAACCAGCGGCTGGAAGAAGGTGATGATCATCCTGACCGACGGCGACAACAACCTCATGCCGCCAACCTGGGGGAGTTGCAACACCAACACCGTCACCCTGGACGGCGCCGCGCCCCCGGCCAACCACAACCCGGAAGGCGTGGGGCTCAATTCGCAATACACCGGCTACGGCTATGCCTGGCAGGGCCGGCTGGGGACGTCGTTCCGCGCCGCGGCGGAGACCCAGTTGGACAACCGCCTGGCGGAAGTCTGTTCCAACATCAAGGCGGCCGGCATCACCGTCTACACCATCACCTTCGGCACCACGACGGCGACCATCCAGGGCATCATGCAGGCCTGCGCCTCGACCACCGACAAGTACTACAATTCGCCCACCAACGCGCAGCTCAGCCGGGCCTTCCGGGCCATCGCGGCCGAGCTGAAAAAAATCCATCTCAGCCAATAG